One Sphaerisporangium krabiense DNA segment encodes these proteins:
- a CDS encoding PH domain-containing protein, which produces MRLVTHGDSAPSSVNRYLLPQEHQVIMVRRHPAVLLRPVAEVFGGLVLAGLLSKWLGENQGSQALVIVWWAWLLLLVRFVWKVAEWSVDYFVVTSKRMLLTRGLITRRVDMMPLGKVTDMSFQRSLLGRMLGYGEFVLESAGQDQALSTVPFIPYPETLYLEVCQMLFPGSDDDD; this is translated from the coding sequence ATGAGGCTGGTGACCCACGGAGACTCTGCTCCGTCGTCGGTCAACCGTTACCTTCTCCCCCAAGAACACCAAGTCATCATGGTGCGGCGCCATCCGGCCGTCCTGTTGCGGCCGGTCGCCGAGGTCTTCGGCGGCCTGGTCCTCGCGGGGCTGCTGAGCAAGTGGCTCGGAGAGAACCAGGGCTCGCAGGCGCTCGTCATCGTCTGGTGGGCCTGGCTCCTCTTATTGGTCCGCTTCGTATGGAAAGTGGCGGAGTGGTCGGTTGACTACTTTGTGGTGACGTCCAAACGCATGCTGTTGACACGAGGGCTCATAACCCGCCGCGTCGACATGATGCCTCTGGGCAAGGTCACGGACATGAGCTTCCAGCGTTCCCTGCTGGGCCGCATGCTCGGATACGGCGAGTTCGTCCTGGAGTCGGCGGGTCAAGATCAGGCGCTGTCGACCGTCCCCTTCATTCCGTATCCCGAGACCTTGTACCTGGAGGTCTGTCAGATGCTGTTTCCCGGTTCTGACGACGATGATTAG